From one Sulfurimonas sp. genomic stretch:
- a CDS encoding AsmA-like C-terminal domain-containing protein: protein MKDTLIINSISKIYFSIVSFFIFILLTLSVTYFFLNSGISFQNISFNSVRIDKLYIKWDEKLNIYIKELNISDDDSPSAFKIKPISIVEYLNKTIYIPMLTKSFIVEKLNYKDMSGSFKFKDKDGGNFKLTSENMVIDADIHSNQNYLNIELKQFENKDINLSISGNFLVDDQNKMLYLNSNISLKNDLSLNISAKSSAERLVYAINSNKSIPSTSNIVSLFDIDFKYWVDTAIDMKNLDIKQAYGFIEYKEIDNAYKNFYAYMVANELNYTYDQNLDSIKTEYTDLVFKDGTLYILPYESKTYSFGLDASWLNIDFTKPNTMLMLHLLFDGSVDTDLKNLLEHYKIKLPFIQNSGYMDTNLILNINLANSEVDAKGEFFTNEANFNYLGLDLDLTDTFVKLDNFDVEIPRMKAKYKDIAQSRLYGKLDLKNSKGYLSFDFSKIYFSDEFYLDSQEKHLKARYIIGSKKDEINIDSSDWFVLNKKSKLQKLEIPFNLDSLTAKIPTTELSSEDIHAYISGEADFNKSIYNLDLDLTKFNYSDIELDQSVVDLKLRYRDNELNISSSDSISLYHKKQKIKLENPSILYKDSSIRIDKTNMEFDNFFTSNFDFIYFFDSEEGFFSLNKFKFTNNDLQKMFNIDKKIDFKIKKANDQYMANASSLNMSAFSSDKEWVIAFNSLDKLKQFSPLLNKYNVDKGTFSIYKRTGEDNIRFLAKLDYKYKILSEYNKPVTKYVINGISHKDNKTYISINDKINIDIQNSNVSIKGSNVGIDINEVIKLVNDIDSKTKKGSSNYSLSAHFDKSYIYLSDTRRVISDTINLQYLNKITTAQLKYANGEAGFKYKNKKFHLYGTGFNDKFMENLFSMSKFNGGNLDFSVNGDTDDFSGVVFVKDTKIKEFKLLNNVLAFVNTIPSLVTFSLPSYNSKGLHAKTAYMMFTHKNHIYNVSDVYLESDELDILGHGALSIKDNFIDMELNLKTDLGSAASKIPVVGYILFNKDSISTTVKVDGKLDDPNIDSMLAKEIIVAPVNIIKRTLLLPFSIFSDD from the coding sequence ATGAAAGACACACTTATAATTAATAGTATTTCTAAAATATATTTTAGTATTGTTAGCTTTTTTATCTTCATCTTATTGACACTTTCCGTAACATATTTCTTTTTAAACTCTGGGATTAGTTTTCAAAATATTAGTTTTAATTCTGTAAGAATAGACAAATTATACATAAAATGGGATGAAAAATTAAATATTTATATAAAAGAGCTTAATATTTCAGATGACGATTCCCCTTCTGCTTTTAAGATTAAACCTATAAGTATTGTCGAATACCTAAATAAAACAATATATATACCAATGCTTACTAAATCATTCATAGTTGAAAAACTTAACTATAAGGATATGAGTGGTAGTTTCAAGTTTAAAGATAAAGATGGAGGTAACTTTAAATTAACATCTGAGAATATGGTTATTGATGCAGATATACATTCAAACCAAAACTATTTGAATATAGAGTTAAAACAGTTTGAAAATAAAGATATTAACTTAAGTATAAGCGGTAACTTTTTAGTTGATGATCAAAACAAGATGTTATATCTGAACTCCAATATATCTTTAAAAAATGATCTTTCATTAAATATAAGTGCTAAATCAAGCGCAGAAAGATTAGTCTATGCTATTAATTCAAATAAAAGTATCCCAAGTACGAGCAACATAGTTTCTTTATTTGATATAGATTTTAAATATTGGGTAGATACTGCTATAGATATGAAAAACCTTGATATTAAACAGGCTTACGGTTTTATAGAGTATAAAGAAATAGATAATGCTTATAAAAACTTTTATGCTTACATGGTTGCGAACGAATTAAACTATACATATGATCAAAACCTTGATTCCATAAAAACAGAGTATACAGACTTAGTCTTTAAAGACGGTACCTTATATATATTGCCATATGAGTCAAAAACATATAGTTTTGGTCTCGATGCAAGCTGGTTAAATATAGATTTTACTAAGCCAAACACTATGCTAATGCTTCATCTTTTGTTTGACGGCTCTGTTGATACAGACTTAAAAAATCTATTAGAGCATTACAAAATCAAACTTCCTTTCATCCAAAACAGCGGTTACATGGACACCAACCTGATCTTAAATATAAACCTGGCAAATTCGGAAGTTGATGCAAAAGGTGAGTTTTTTACCAATGAGGCAAATTTTAATTACCTTGGACTTGATCTTGATCTAACTGACACATTTGTAAAACTGGATAATTTTGACGTAGAGATTCCAAGAATGAAAGCCAAGTATAAAGATATTGCCCAGAGCAGGCTTTATGGAAAATTAGATTTAAAAAACTCCAAAGGATATTTAAGTTTTGATTTTTCAAAAATATATTTTTCTGACGAATTTTATCTGGATTCTCAGGAAAAACATCTAAAAGCAAGATATATTATAGGCTCTAAAAAAGATGAAATAAATATAGATAGTTCAGACTGGTTTGTATTAAATAAAAAATCTAAGCTTCAAAAGCTAGAGATCCCTTTTAATTTGGATTCATTAACTGCAAAAATACCTACAACGGAACTTTCTTCAGAGGATATTCATGCCTATATTTCAGGTGAAGCAGACTTTAATAAATCTATATATAACCTAGACTTGGATTTAACTAAATTCAATTACTCAGATATAGAGCTTGATCAGTCGGTTGTAGACCTTAAATTAAGATACCGTGACAATGAATTAAATATATCATCAAGTGATTCAATAAGCCTCTACCACAAAAAACAAAAGATCAAACTTGAAAACCCAAGTATTCTTTACAAAGATAGTTCAATACGTATAGATAAAACGAATATGGAGTTTGACAATTTTTTTACCTCTAATTTTGATTTTATATACTTTTTTGATTCAGAAGAGGGTTTTTTCAGCCTGAACAAATTTAAATTTACAAATAACGATCTTCAAAAAATGTTTAACATAGATAAAAAAATAGATTTCAAAATCAAAAAAGCAAATGATCAGTATATGGCAAATGCTTCTAGTTTAAATATGTCTGCTTTCTCTTCAGATAAAGAGTGGGTAATAGCTTTTAACTCACTTGATAAACTAAAACAGTTCTCACCTCTATTAAATAAATATAACGTAGACAAAGGAACTTTTTCTATATATAAGCGAACAGGTGAGGACAATATTAGGTTCTTAGCAAAACTTGATTATAAATACAAAATATTGTCTGAGTACAACAAACCTGTTACAAAGTATGTAATAAACGGTATATCGCATAAAGACAATAAAACATATATATCAATCAACGATAAAATAAATATAGATATTCAAAACTCTAATGTATCTATAAAAGGTTCCAACGTAGGGATAGATATAAATGAGGTTATAAAACTGGTTAACGATATAGATTCTAAAACAAAAAAAGGTTCTTCAAACTACAGTTTATCTGCACATTTTGATAAATCATATATATATTTAAGTGATACAAGAAGAGTTATATCCGATACAATAAACCTTCAGTATCTAAATAAGATCACGACTGCACAATTAAAATACGCTAACGGTGAAGCAGGTTTTAAATATAAAAATAAAAAGTTTCATCTCTACGGCACAGGGTTTAATGATAAATTCATGGAGAATTTGTTTTCTATGTCTAAATTTAACGGTGGAAATTTAGACTTTTCCGTAAATGGAGATACAGATGATTTCTCAGGTGTAGTTTTTGTAAAAGATACGAAAATTAAAGAGTTCAAACTTTTAAACAATGTTTTAGCCTTTGTAAACACTATACCATCGTTGGTTACATTTTCACTTCCGTCATACAACTCTAAAGGTCTTCATGCTAAAACAGCATATATGATGTTTACACATAAAAACCATATATATAATGTAAGTGATGTTTATTTGGAGTCTGACGAATTAGATATATTGGGTCATGGTGCGCTAAGCATAAAAGACAACTTTATAGACATGGAACTAAATCTAAAAACAGATCTGGGCAGCGCTGCTTCTAAAATACCTGTAGTTGGATATATTTTATTTAATAAAGACTCTATCTCTACAACTGTAAAAGTAGATGGAAAACTAGATGATCCAAATATAGATTCAATGCTTGCAAAAGAGATCATAGTAGCGCCAGTTAATATAATTAAAAGAACGCTGCTATTGCCGTTTAGTATATTTTCGGATGATTAA
- a CDS encoding DUF3817 domain-containing protein, whose translation MSKLEFLRYSALAEGASWLVLLFIAMPLKYVWGDPTYVKIVGMTHGIFFIALFGLLLQTFFEQRISQNEGAKIFIASFIPFGTFFTDKSLREIIAEEKSVKVKS comes from the coding sequence TTGTCTAAATTAGAATTTTTAAGATATTCGGCTTTAGCTGAGGGTGCATCATGGTTGGTACTTCTTTTTATAGCTATGCCTCTTAAGTATGTATGGGGAGATCCTACATATGTAAAAATTGTTGGTATGACACACGGTATATTTTTTATAGCGCTGTTTGGATTATTACTTCAAACTTTTTTTGAACAGCGTATCTCTCAAAATGAAGGTGCTAAAATATTTATAGCTTCTTTTATACCGTTTGGAACATTTTTTACAGACAAAAGCCTTCGTGAAATTATCGCAGAGGAAAAATCTGTTAAAGTTAAATCCTAA
- the lolA gene encoding LolA-like outer membrane lipoprotein chaperone, with translation MRLLFIFALILNYANASLLDISSFEADFTQTITDEKNKVLKYKGHILASKPDNASWNYVSPIEKQVFISKYEATIVEPEIEQVIIRRISSEFDFFHLVQTAKEISKDNYVTVYNNTKYSIKTNNGLVESIYFLDQFENKVKIVFSAQRQNHKIDKDRFIPKYPIDFDIIRD, from the coding sequence ATGAGATTATTATTTATTTTTGCACTAATTCTAAACTATGCCAATGCTTCACTACTTGATATAAGTTCATTTGAAGCAGATTTTACACAAACTATTACAGACGAAAAAAATAAAGTTTTAAAGTATAAAGGGCATATATTAGCCTCTAAACCAGACAATGCATCATGGAACTATGTATCCCCTATTGAAAAACAAGTTTTTATAAGTAAATATGAGGCTACAATCGTTGAACCAGAGATTGAACAGGTTATTATAAGAAGAATAAGCAGTGAATTTGATTTCTTTCATTTAGTACAAACTGCAAAAGAGATTTCTAAAGATAATTACGTCACTGTATATAACAATACAAAATACAGTATAAAAACAAATAATGGGCTTGTTGAATCTATATATTTTTTAGATCAGTTTGAAAACAAAGTTAAAATTGTTTTTTCTGCTCAGAGACAAAACCACAAGATAGATAAAGATAGATTTATCCCTAAGTATCCTATCGATTTTGATATTATAAGAGATTAG
- a CDS encoding FtsX-like permease family protein → MKNKLIPYLVKRFLRFDKDQPFIFLSAMLAFLGISLGVMVLIIAMALMNGFDGEFKKKLTIMNYPLTVLPKFYGATNEDLLTELQAKFPDLKFSPYVQSAVMARSGSKLEGGYIFGVNFEDEAKVNNIVAKAIESANIGKFDVLVGKSLKDEFDLYINDKLMYIFTNAEPGGLTVTPRIKRFDVKGVFDSGLTAYDKAYSYTSLESMQKLLRIPSNQYDGIHIFSSNPHEDIKRIQEVLPPNASVKGWWQDNVNFFAALELEKVSLFIVLMLIILIAAINIISSLLMTVMNRRSDIALLMSLGTTRGEIKKIFLYLGIVIGISGILAGVVFGFSGLWILSTFDIVSLPKDVYPTTTLPLDLSPKDFFMIITGAFVIVIASSYYPAKKASEVDILTVLRNE, encoded by the coding sequence TTGAAAAATAAACTAATACCTTACTTGGTAAAAAGATTTCTTAGGTTTGATAAAGATCAGCCATTTATCTTTTTATCTGCAATGCTTGCATTTTTAGGAATATCACTCGGTGTAATGGTTTTAATCATAGCTATGGCACTTATGAATGGGTTTGACGGTGAGTTTAAAAAGAAACTTACTATTATGAATTATCCATTAACCGTATTACCTAAATTTTACGGTGCTACGAATGAAGACCTTCTTACAGAACTGCAAGCAAAGTTTCCTGATTTAAAATTTAGCCCATATGTTCAATCAGCTGTAATGGCAAGAAGCGGTTCTAAACTTGAAGGCGGATATATATTCGGTGTAAACTTTGAGGATGAAGCTAAAGTTAATAATATAGTTGCAAAAGCTATTGAGAGTGCAAATATAGGCAAATTTGATGTACTTGTAGGTAAAAGTTTAAAAGATGAATTTGATCTTTATATAAATGATAAACTTATGTACATTTTTACAAATGCCGAACCTGGTGGACTTACTGTAACACCAAGAATAAAACGTTTTGATGTTAAAGGGGTATTTGATTCAGGACTAACAGCCTATGATAAAGCGTATAGCTACACAAGCTTGGAGTCAATGCAAAAACTTTTAAGAATACCATCAAATCAGTACGACGGTATACATATATTTTCATCAAATCCTCACGAAGATATTAAAAGAATACAGGAAGTTTTACCACCTAATGCATCTGTAAAAGGGTGGTGGCAGGATAATGTGAACTTTTTTGCAGCTCTGGAGCTTGAAAAAGTTTCTTTGTTCATTGTGTTGATGCTTATCATCCTTATTGCAGCTATTAATATTATATCTTCACTTCTGATGACTGTAATGAATAGAAGAAGCGATATAGCACTTCTTATGTCCTTGGGAACTACAAGGGGTGAGATCAAGAAGATATTTTTATACCTTGGCATTGTTATTGGAATAAGCGGAATTTTAGCAGGGGTAGTATTTGGTTTTAGCGGTTTATGGATACTCTCAACTTTTGATATTGTTTCACTACCAAAAGATGTTTACCCTACAACGACTTTACCACTTGATCTAAGTCCTAAAGACTTTTTTATGATTATAACTGGCGCATTTGTAATTGTGATAGCGTCATCTTATTATCCAGCTAAAAAAGCAAGTGAAGTAGATATACTAACAGTTCTTAGAAACGAATAG
- the mltG gene encoding endolytic transglycosylase MltG, whose translation MKIKKLTILKYILEILLIISVSFIYYLSQPVYSKKVVYIPNGSINKIITHLSQNNYDMSKLDSLLLRVIGSPQSGWIDIKDEKLRRADFLYKLTSAKAALRNITLIPGETTYIFLNQLASNLNLDRNKLQIMYDKYTPIEEGAFVPDTYKIPIGINEEMLVKLLLNESKKQMIKLSNKLFGSFNEKKWFHFVAVASVIQKESANNEEMPLVSSVIYNRIKKGMKLQMDGTLNYGEYSHMKVSPKRIRNDNTIYNTYKHKGIPSIPVCNVGFDAIRAAVFPAQTDYLYFMKSKSGTHDFSCNYSTHLRNIKRVTK comes from the coding sequence ATGAAGATAAAAAAGCTAACAATACTAAAATATATTTTAGAAATACTATTAATTATAAGTGTGTCTTTCATTTATTACCTAAGTCAGCCTGTTTATTCAAAAAAAGTTGTTTATATTCCAAATGGTTCAATAAATAAGATTATAACACATTTGTCACAAAATAATTACGATATGTCTAAACTTGACTCTTTGTTACTTAGAGTTATTGGCTCCCCTCAAAGCGGATGGATTGATATTAAAGATGAGAAACTTCGAAGGGCTGATTTTTTATATAAATTAACTAGTGCAAAAGCAGCTCTTAGAAACATTACACTTATTCCCGGTGAAACCACGTATATATTTTTAAACCAATTAGCTTCTAATTTAAACCTTGACAGAAATAAACTACAAATAATGTATGATAAATACACTCCTATAGAAGAGGGTGCATTTGTTCCTGATACTTATAAAATACCCATAGGCATTAATGAAGAGATGCTTGTAAAACTTCTTTTAAATGAATCGAAAAAGCAGATGATTAAGCTATCAAATAAACTTTTTGGTTCCTTTAATGAAAAAAAATGGTTTCATTTTGTAGCAGTTGCATCTGTAATTCAAAAAGAATCTGCAAATAATGAAGAGATGCCTCTTGTTTCATCTGTTATTTATAACAGAATAAAAAAAGGTATGAAGCTTCAAATGGATGGTACTTTGAACTATGGAGAATATTCTCATATGAAGGTTTCACCAAAACGTATTAGAAATGACAATACTATATATAATACCTATAAACACAAAGGTATACCGAGTATTCCAGTATGTAATGTAGGCTTTGATGCTATAAGGGCAGCAGTGTTTCCAGCACAAACAGATTACCTCTATTTCATGAAATCAAAGAGCGGTACTCATGATTTCTCGTGTAACTATTCTACACATTTACGCAACATAAAGCGTGTTACTAAGTGA
- the secA gene encoding preprotein translocase subunit SecA, whose amino-acid sequence MLQAFMGKIFGTSNDRELKKYNKRVKLINSLEEKYKQLSDEELKNSFNELKQSVQSGEKTLDDVLVDSFAITREAGVRTLGMRHFDVQLIGGMVLHEGRIAEMKTGEGKTLVATLAIVLNAISGKGVHLVTVNDYLAKRDGTQMSALYEFLGFSVGILLEDMYDPEVKSKAYEADITYGTNNEFGFDYLRDNMSYSKDQMVQKKGHNFVIVDEVDSILIDEARTPLIISGPVNKSMDDYHIANNIANKMTKDEHFTVDEKDKVVLITEEGITKAEELFEVENLYSPENSSLPHALDQALKANYLFEKDVDYVVNDGEVVIVDEFTGRLSEGRRFSEGLHQALEAKEGVEVKEETQTLADITFQNYFRMYDKLAGMTGTAETEATEFAQIYKLDVVSIPTNIPISRQDLNDLIYKTEGEKFSAVIKKVKELQKTGQPVLIGTASIEKSEVLHEVLKKEKIAHTVLNAKNHEQEGEIIKNAGAKGAVTIATNMAGRGVDIKVSDEVKALGGLYIIGTERHENRRIDNQLRGRSGRQGDAGTTQFYLSLEDNLLRIFGSDKIKTIMERLGVEDGEYIESKMVTRAVEKAQKKVENMHYEGRKQIVEYDDVANEQRKIVYKFRNQLLDPEFDIFAKINELRYEYVQNLFYQADIFEGSAREDFNLEKLTKHIKEEINMDLSMESLADLDYEDLLEKVNTDIKKSYDDKMGVLEADIQSEVARELYLKELDSAWREHLYAMDNMKTGIRLRAYNQKDPLVEYKKESYNLFSELINDIKFNTIKTLQIIQFRVESAEDEAKRMAQQLELERKANEAARQLSTQEDEPEISAKKPARNEPCPCGSGKKYKQCCGKSGPKKGVFAS is encoded by the coding sequence ATGCTACAAGCATTTATGGGTAAGATTTTTGGAACTTCCAATGATCGTGAATTAAAAAAATATAACAAAAGAGTAAAATTAATAAACTCCCTAGAAGAAAAGTATAAACAATTAAGCGATGAAGAGTTAAAAAACAGTTTTAATGAGCTTAAGCAAAGCGTTCAAAGTGGTGAAAAAACTTTAGATGATGTATTAGTAGATTCTTTTGCTATTACAAGAGAAGCCGGTGTTAGAACTTTAGGCATGCGTCATTTTGATGTTCAGCTAATAGGTGGTATGGTTCTACATGAGGGTAGAATCGCTGAGATGAAAACAGGTGAGGGTAAGACACTTGTTGCAACTCTGGCTATTGTATTAAACGCAATCAGTGGAAAAGGTGTACATCTAGTTACAGTTAATGATTACCTTGCTAAGCGTGATGGTACACAAATGAGTGCTTTATATGAATTCTTAGGTTTCAGCGTAGGAATCCTTTTAGAAGATATGTATGATCCAGAAGTAAAAAGCAAAGCATACGAAGCAGATATTACATATGGTACAAATAATGAGTTTGGTTTTGATTATCTTCGTGATAATATGAGCTACTCAAAAGATCAAATGGTTCAAAAGAAAGGACATAACTTTGTTATAGTTGATGAAGTTGACTCTATTTTAATTGATGAAGCTAGAACACCTTTAATTATCTCAGGTCCTGTAAATAAATCTATGGATGATTACCACATAGCTAACAACATTGCAAATAAAATGACAAAAGATGAGCATTTTACTGTTGATGAAAAAGATAAAGTTGTTCTAATTACGGAAGAGGGTATTACAAAGGCTGAAGAGCTGTTTGAAGTTGAAAACCTTTACTCTCCAGAAAATTCATCACTTCCTCATGCACTTGATCAAGCACTTAAAGCAAACTACCTGTTTGAAAAAGATGTAGACTATGTTGTTAATGACGGTGAAGTTGTAATTGTTGATGAGTTTACAGGTCGTTTAAGTGAAGGGCGCCGTTTCTCTGAGGGGTTACATCAGGCACTAGAGGCAAAAGAGGGTGTTGAAGTAAAAGAGGAAACTCAGACTTTAGCAGATATTACTTTCCAAAACTACTTTAGAATGTATGATAAGTTAGCAGGTATGACAGGTACTGCAGAGACAGAAGCTACAGAGTTCGCGCAAATTTATAAACTTGATGTTGTTTCGATTCCTACAAATATTCCTATTTCACGTCAAGATTTGAATGATTTGATTTACAAAACTGAAGGGGAAAAGTTCTCAGCCGTAATTAAAAAGGTTAAAGAGCTTCAAAAAACAGGACAACCTGTTTTAATTGGTACTGCATCGATTGAAAAATCAGAAGTTTTACACGAAGTACTTAAAAAAGAGAAGATTGCTCATACTGTTTTAAATGCTAAAAACCACGAACAAGAGGGTGAGATCATTAAAAATGCAGGTGCTAAGGGTGCTGTAACTATTGCTACTAATATGGCCGGTCGTGGTGTTGATATTAAAGTAAGTGATGAAGTAAAAGCTCTTGGAGGTCTATACATAATAGGTACAGAGAGACATGAAAACCGTCGTATTGATAATCAGCTTCGTGGACGTTCAGGTCGTCAGGGTGATGCAGGTACTACACAGTTTTACCTTTCACTTGAAGATAATCTCCTTCGCATATTTGGAAGTGACAAGATTAAGACTATTATGGAAAGACTTGGTGTTGAAGACGGTGAATATATAGAGTCTAAAATGGTTACACGTGCTGTTGAGAAAGCTCAGAAAAAAGTTGAAAACATGCACTACGAAGGTCGTAAACAAATTGTTGAATACGATGATGTTGCAAATGAGCAGAGAAAAATTGTTTACAAGTTTAGAAATCAACTTCTTGATCCTGAATTTGATATATTTGCAAAAATCAATGAGCTTAGATATGAGTATGTTCAAAATCTATTCTACCAAGCAGATATATTTGAAGGTTCTGCAAGAGAAGATTTTAATCTGGAAAAACTGACTAAACACATAAAAGAAGAGATCAATATGGATCTTAGTATGGAATCATTAGCAGACCTTGATTATGAAGATCTGTTAGAAAAAGTAAATACAGATATTAAAAAATCATACGATGATAAAATGGGTGTACTAGAAGCTGATATCCAAAGTGAAGTTGCACGCGAGCTTTATTTAAAAGAGTTAGATTCTGCATGGCGTGAACACTTATATGCTATGGATAATATGAAAACAGGTATCCGTTTACGTGCGTACAACCAAAAAGATCCGTTAGTTGAGTATAAAAAAGAGAGTTATAATCTTTTCAGTGAATTAATTAACGATATTAAGTTCAATACTATTAAAACTCTTCAAATAATTCAATTTAGAGTAGAATCTGCTGAAGATGAAGCAAAAAGAATGGCACAGCAGCTTGAGCTTGAAAGAAAAGCAAATGAAGCTGCCAGACAATTAAGCACTCAAGAAGATGAGCCAGAAATTTCAGCTAAAAAACCTGCTAGAAATGAGCCTTGTCCTTGTGGAAGCGGTAAAAAGTATAAACAATGCTGTGGCAAAAGTGGACCTAAAAAAGGTGTATTTGCTTCTTGA